atcagcagcaccaccaacagcagcagcaacagcagcaacaacagcagcagcagcagcagcaacattcaCCGCAGCAGCATTTAATCAGAGCGATACCTGTATCAAGGTGAGTCactgccaccaccacctcctGCCCCCACCCAAAATCCAGCCATATATGTAGATATGTCCCAAAAGATCTTCATGCGAGTTCATGCGCAGGCGCAGCTCAAGATAATTGCCAGCTCatgatttcatttcgttttgcGTTTGATCCATGGTTGCGAGTGAATGAATATTGAATATTGATTGAAATACACCCCACAACTCAGATGCACAAACTTACACACATCGAAGAGATCGAGATCTTGTTAgatatttcttttatttaccaGACTGCTGAGGTATTTCTTTGGCTGTCCGCATGTCTGCATGTCCGCAAATAATGGTAACAGATTTCATAGCCTAGGCGCGTTGGAGCCGCACCGTATAAACTAAAACCTTTAGGTATTGTTTATAATATGTTGAACTTGTTTATAGATTCGGAACCCTTTCTTTATGATGAGTGCCAGCGAAGCAATGCATTTTGAGACTGACTTTCGGCTACGCTtcacaaataataaaaaatacagAATCTGCATTAATTGAACTTCGGGGAAATACTGCTTCGCATTTGGcaatgtttgtttgtttgttgggAATGGTCGGGCTCACAAAAAGCTGAAAACTCATTTCGGGAAGAAGAACATGGGACCGAGGCTCGCCAATAACTATAACAACTTTATTAGCTCAGTTTGGAAATTCATTTCGATAGGAACGCGTGTGCTGCTCGTGCGGTGATCGGATTTAATAAGAAATGCAAAGATATCTGTGGGATACCCAAAGGTACGTGAATACTACTACTTAGTATTTAGTTGAGTTATAGGAAAGTGAATCGTTTCTAATCCTTGAGCCTTCTGTTGCACAAATATGCTTTCTTTTCTCCACACTCTAGTCTTCTGAAGACTCTCGCTGGACAGGTTTTGCTGTTTGTAGGTCATGGtgaatttgtttattataatttaGTTTGACTCGATGCGGATTAAGAGATTTAAATGTGGTCTGTGTGCGCGATCGTTGCTgttttttgctgttgttgtggtaTTTTGCAGTCATAGGTATTGTAATTGCATGGCTACTATCTGTGTAAATCGCCGCATTATCTTATCGGCTTATCAGTTATTGCAAATTGCAGTTGGGGAATCTCAAAAGTGGGCAGAAGGCAGAACTAGGTGGGCTAATTCAGTAGGTGCTCGGCTCTTTGGGGGGCAACCCCAACAACCCCTTATCTCTCAGAAATCCAGAGGGAAAACAATGGAagtgttttgatttttattgggGTTTATTTAGGGCTTTCGGTAATTACAGGAACGATCGGTTAATTGTTAAGTGCTTACTTGTTTTTTTGTATCTATAGACATTGACATACAACTAGCAGagtcttttttttaatatattttctaatgTTCAAATAATGAGTTTTCGAATATTTGAATATTCTGTGTTGCATTCATTCGTTTTTCAGTTTGTTTGCCAGCTTTTGGCCGCCGTTCTTTTTGCTCATCTTGCAGATTTGCACATTCTTTGCTTGGCTTAATTTAATTATCATGCATGAAAAATACGCAATTTTCTCTGTCGCACTTTGGCCAATGACTTTTAGATGCGGTTTGTTTTCTTCTGGCTGCTTGTTTCTGTTAGTATATGGACGCGATTACTTATACGCACTGTTGCCGCCGACCGCCTTGCGATTCGTGATTTCGCTTTGCTTTGCTTCGTTTATTATCAATCAGCTGCACTCTCAGTGCTCCATTCGCCCGATTTGGGTTAGGATTGAAGCGCAGTATCTGCGCGTAGATTACGTATGCCCGTTATGGATGCAGGGAAATTATGGCATGCGACTTTATCAGTTTTATTAGCTAATGGGCGAGCCTAGTTCCACAACTCAACAAGTTGCTTGTGGACTTTCTCATGAGTAACTTTAAACAGGGGCATATCTGAACTGGAAAAAGGTGCAAAGAGCCGAGTCCATTGACATGAAACTAGTtatttttgattgattgccCGCCAATCGTTGGTGTTGCGATTTTATCCAATTGTACAATGTGagcaaaatatattgaaattaCTTGTAAATTCTTTTGTAGAAAAGTTGTTTAGCTTGTAGCGTGTAAGTGTTTAGTTTTTCCCTTATTTTTTCAACCTTCAAGCGtgatattgttttgattttccTGTCCATTTAAATGAAATCAGTCCTCGATTGAGTTCAGGCCGTTAGTTCCGATCAGTTCCGTTGAGTTCCGCCGAGATCCGTTCAGTTATATTCGTTTTAGCTTTTTTTTCCCATTGAGCTGAGTGTAGATTTGGGTTCGTTGAATGCATTCGAAATGCAATCGGACATTGATTGGCGCATTGGAATTCGAAATCTATTTATTTGTAATCTCTTTCAAGACAAACAGATACTACGCTCTCGTCTATTTTATGCCAATTATGATTCTACCTAGATGATTAAATGGCAACCTGCCAGTTATGTTTGTAGATAGTTAGTTCTATAGGCAGAAAATAATTCTATTCAGGCATAAGCTAGCTATCCCTAGctaaaaaacaacaaaaaacgatCCATGAATCGATTTATGTATAAAACATTATGTAATGCGTGCgtgtgttgctgttgtgtaTCCATGTACATGAATgtctgtatatatatgttaacgTATAGATCGCGGAACAACACGAAAGTGATGGCTCACTGTCTGGAGGATCTGGACCTGATATCGGCGTCCTCGGAGGACGGCTCGGCCATTGCGACGCCGGCCGTTTTGGACGAGGACACGGGCTTCGTGAACGACACCAAAACGACGACAGCCGGTGGCAATAGTAGCTCGGATCCCTTTGGAGGCGTCTTCAAGGCAACCGAGGCAGCCGTGGCAGCAGCCGTTAATGCCTTCAatctgcaacagcagcagcattcggtgcatcagcagcagcagcatcaactcTTTCAGTACAACGGATTGCTGttgcagccgcagcagcagttgcagcaccagcagtcgcagtcgcagtcgcatcaccaccaccaacaacaacaacagcatcaCCGCCATGGCAAGCATATCAAACGCAAGAAGCTCGAGTGCAACCAGGTGGAGCTGGACAACGATGATGCCTGCAGCGAGGATGAGTTCATCCGCAAGATTGCCAGTTCGGTAACGATGTCACCCACGCTCGAGGCCACGCCCTCGCCGCCGCCCATTGCCGCCTCCGTTGCACCTGCCACGACCATTGTTAACCTCCTGCCGCTCATCAGCAGCggcaaccacaacaacaacaacaacattgaGACAAAGTAAGCGGCGTGTTTTCTTTTGCAGcgttaaaaagaaaacaatgTTTGCCACACAAATAACTAATACGTTCCTTGGTAAATTTTCAatagtttaattaaattctatAATTTAAAACCACAAATTGTGTAACCAAACTGAAGAACTAGATGCACATAATATTGGCAAAAGCATTGCCAATTGATTTACATCTAAATTGCAAACCAAATAATTTAGACGGACACAAAATTTGTAGCAGCAAAACTTTCGTTAACCAAACAGACAAGATTGGCGAAAAATAGTCAGACTTAATTGTTAAAGTTTATACatgcgaaacaaaaaaaaaatggcacacaaacaaatttataaaacaaaCAACTCGGAAAGCACTAGTCTCGATAGTATTTTAATGACCCAGAAATGTTTAAGCAATGACAAATTACTAGATTACCtttcaaaatttaaacaaCAAGTGCCAGAAAGACGCAAAACAATTAGAAGCcgccaaataaattatttcggTGCCAGAATAATTGACTCtgcgaattaaaaaaaaaaagaaaaaacacgTTTGTTATTCCCAGATTATTTACTTTGATGGCTTTGACTTTTGttctttaataattttcaaatgtGCGTTTGCTCCCATCTTTCCGTAGGTATTCTTTACACATATATACGTGTGCCTATGTGTGTCCGTTTGTAAACAAAGGCGTATAAATTCGAAACAATTGTAAACAATTGGTCAAAGCtaagatttatttaaacaaaacaaattgaaacgATACGAAACGAACCAAAACGAAAAACCGAACCGACTGCAAAGTGCAGCAATGAAAATTTGCGAAAATTCCTTTTCGGCCTTTTTATGTTtcatgtgcgtgtgtgtatgtttgtGAGTAATTAACAGCATTCAAAAAACTCATATATCATTCATTATTTAGCTATACATATTCAACTAAATCCGTATCTGTGTACGCGCAGCCCAGCTGCCTTTTCTATTTGTATCTAAAAAAGAACTCATGCAATCTCATGCCGCCCCAACATCCCTTTTTTTTCGGCCAGCACATGTgaaaaataatacataaaTCATTTAACCCAAAACGAATCTAGATTTCCTCATCGGCCAAAGTTCAAGTACAAGTTCCGAGTTTTCTTTTAACGATCCTTAGACAAATAAACTCAGCCTTCGATTTTTAACGATCGAATGGAAAAGTTGCGCCAGTGAACAGACTAATACAATTCGATCTCGGTCTCTACTTGTTCCAACCCACAGATTCATATCGGCCAGGAATGTCACTCGCGTGGCTAACAAACGTCAACCCACTACCCCGCTGAACAGCGTCGCCAGCTCCAACGATGGCCAGGTGCAGCTTGAGATCTTGTCGCAGCCGGAGCAACAGCATCGGGCTCGCTACCAAACGGAGGGCAGCCGCGGTGCCGTCAAGGATCGCAGCGGCAATGGATTCCCGATCGTGCGACTGACCGGATACGATAAGGTTGCCGTCCTCCAGGTCTTCATCGGCACGGACATTGGACGCGTGGCACCGCACATGTTCTACCAGGCCTGCAAGGTCGCCGGCAAGAACTCGACGCAGTGCAACGAGAAGAAGGTCGACGGCACCATGGTCATTGAGATCGATTTCAAGCCCGAAACGGACATGACCATCACTTGCGATTGCGTTGGAATCTTGAAGGTGGGTGCACGAAACTACACAGGAGCACAAGTCCTCCATGATGACAGTTTGGATTTGTATAGTGATAGATTGAAAGATTCTAattactttttgttttgtttgcagGAACGCAATGTGGATGTGGAGCACCGATTTCCCGAGCATCTGGCGCAAAAGAACAAGAAGAAATCGACCCGCTGCCGGATGGTGTTCCGCACCCAGCTGACCCGTGACGATGGCACCACCGAGACCCTCCAGGTCTGCTCGAATCCAATCATCTGCAGTGAGTGCTCAACACATTTAGCTGTTTAATTGCTCTGTATAATTAAATTGATGTTCGTGCCTCTAGCTCAACCACCTGGCGTGCCGGAAATATGCAAGAAATCATTAAACTCCTGTCCCGTTGATGGCGGCCTCGAGCTGTTCATTATCGGCAAGAACTTCCTGAAGGACACACACGTGGTGTTCCAGGAGACGTACGACAGCGTCAACGGCGACGATCCGGCCACGGAAATTGCAGTGCGCCAGCAGCTTATCGGCGGAACAGCCGCTCTTTGGGAACAGAGTGTTCTGCCGGACAAGGAGTACCTTCACCAGGTGCGTGTCCAGTGTACCATTGATAGTGTATGGGAATGTGCGTATCTAACGACTATTTGCAATTCTGCCCGCAGACTCATCTGATTTGCACGGTGCCACCGTATCTGCACCAGAACATCCTGAAGCCGGTCCAGGTTCAGGTGTCGATCGTCTCCAGCGGCAAGAAGAGCGAACCGCACACGTTCACCTACACGGCCAAGGGACAGTACACGACGTTGGCGGCGGCCAGCACGTTAAGTAACACAATCCACGCCCAAGGTATCTATTTGTTGACTAAGCGTTCGATTGCACCCAACCAACCAAATTACCAACCACAAACTCCCATTCGGAGATCGCGACTCGTTAGCTGTATAGAAACCGAAAGAAATCGAGCATATCGAAATACGTTAAAAACGAGATTAAGATACATACTTGAGGTACTCAGGTTTAGGCAGTTATTTAAAGTGTATGTTTAGTGACATTTTTATTGTGCCTCAACCACGTTGAAGctgcaattttttttatttcctatatTGTTCAGATCCAAGAATCGAATATAAATTAGCTAAACTAGAACCGTTTGCGGTTACTCAAATAAAACTATTCGAATCGTATAAAATGATAAGCGATAGGTAAAACAATCTGATCTCTTCATGCGTTATTCTGCTCTTCCCTTTCCTCTTCTATTTATCTTCTACCTTCCTTGCTCTTCTCTTCTTACCTTGGTGGCTCTTTGTTTGCGGTTTGGCTAAAAGTATTTGCATtcattattaaatatatatttaacaattAGCAAGTCTGTGTGTAGCTAACAGAACAAAGAAGACTGTACGAAAGTGTTTTGCCAAATTAATATGCTTTTGAACTGAGACAATATGCAGAAcgaaaattaagcaaattCGTGGACTTTTAAAACCAtttctttatatttaaaacaataaggcaaatatatatttaaattacgAAATGTGATTCAGAATAGTTTAAGGCTTAAGAGGAATAATTTTAAAAGCTTCTGTCATTATTCCCATCCATTTTGCCTGATAAACTACTAAAAGCCGTCGAATTCATTGGCTAATCATTAAATAtactaaattaaaaattatgcATACACATGGGTCACTAAGAAGGGTTTGATTTGATACTCATTTCTTGCCTGCTACCTTTTCCGCTCCTTTTACCTTCATACTACTCTACCTACTACTCTTTATTTAGCACCGAATAACGCATGAAAATATCAATACCTTGTATAATTAAGTAGGGAAAAAGAACAAATCCAACGAAAAGtataacataaaatataacttaatCTATAAGCACAACAACAGaatgataaaacaaaaaaaacctaaattaaattaataaccaTAAATGATTAAGGCACAGGACTGTGCAAATCTTCGGAGAACCAACTCCTCCAGTCTTCCCCCACCTCCCGTCTCTCACTTTTACTCTCTgctcctctctctctcttcgtCTCTGCTCCAACCTTccgccaaaaaaaaatcaggAGCGGAACCGGAAACTGATCGAAACAACTCTGCCGAATGAATGAACTTGATTTTTCCCTCCAAACCGATCCTTTGCGATGATGAAGAATAGTTTTTTCTATtctattttaatataattttctGTGTAGAATATTTTCAACCATGCCTGAGTCGATTTTCCTTGCTTTTTTAAATATGTgcttaaacaaaacaaaagtttcGCTTTTCCTGGGGACTTTTCTTCTTGCTTAAGTTatgcgtgtgtctgtgtttgtttgcttgtttgtttggtcGAGTGTTTGGGTGTGTGATTGCCTATTTGAAtacgtgtgtgtttgtgccgGGTGTATTTTGAATGAATCGCAGAGTTTTCTTGATCATGTTCAGCCGAGAAAAGTACCCAGTAACAGATGAAGGAAAGCAAAACCAAAGCGATAACATAAAAGAAATCGAACATAAACCGACACACGACgattcagcagcagcagaagcagcagaaaTATCGGGAGGATATATACCTATATAAACCAGACAAGAAGAACAGCAAGGCAGATCCCCCCATAAAATCTGTTTTTCAAGTCAGAAAAAATGATAAATAACATTAAAGATCAGGATgtctttaaaaaatataaaaacaaccGAGTAAAAACTCCCTTCCCCAccatacaaaacaaaaatcgaaaaaaaaaaaaaaaaactacctCTCCCTCCcaaaaaaatatgcatatatatatttttactttATATTCTTCCTCCTTCCCCTTCTCTTAGCAATTTAGGTGCTCAATCTAACTATATAgtcaaatatgtaaatttttGAGTGCTATAAAATGCAAGgccaaaattaaatcaaaattaagTCATTAATCGACAGTCAATATAAACAAGTATATAGACACCGATATATCCTGTATCTCTCTATATATACAAACACGAACAGCAACCATAGCAAAGTGGCCAACGAAAAGCGAAGCAATAAATCGAAAGCTTGCCTGGAAAGCAACGCTGGACAAAAGCGATGTAATCGAATGAATCGCAGCAATCGCTCGATAAGTGACTGCCAATCGCTTGCGTTCGATGGCGATAGATActcacacacccacacacgtcacacagacacacagaaatcaagaaatataaattatttgaag
The Drosophila mauritiana strain mau12 chromosome X, ASM438214v1, whole genome shotgun sequence DNA segment above includes these coding regions:
- the LOC117148068 gene encoding putative uncharacterized protein DDB_G0289263 isoform X6; its protein translation is MRFTYNQYKHYESGYRIPSKMHNLSHHNNNNSNNNNNNSNNNNNGGGHNNNGNNSGHHYAHHNNSNNGGNNNTNFQAYQHHYKSNFGMRMTMSTNSTMSARIHRKGFRIPSKRQPGKGLPGKLHTISRTGPGKMVPGKRIPQRPHPPPCDNSNDSGLGFDQHTELRSSAGAGGVADPAANGGSGSNSGQRSSLLVNSALTNTVAAAAAAAAAAVASNTLQQHQQHHQQQQQQQQQQQQQQQQHSPQQHLIRAIPVSRSRNNTKVMAHCLEDLDLISASSEDGSAIATPAVLDEDTGFVNDTKTTTAGGNSSSDPFGGVFKATEAAVAAAVNAFNLQQQQHSVHQQQQHQLFQYNGLLLQPQQQLQHQQSQSQSHHHHQQQQQHHRHGKHIKRKKLECNQVELDNDDACSEDEFIRKIASSVTMSPTLEATPSPPPIAASVAPATTIVNLLPLISSGNHNNNNNIETKFISARNVTRVANKRQPTTPLNSVASSNDGQVQLEILSQPEQQHRARYQTEGSRGAVKDRSGNGFPIVRLTGYDKVAVLQVFIGTDIGRVAPHMFYQACKVAGKNSTQCNEKKVDGTMVIEIDFKPETDMTITCDCVGILKERNVDVEHRFPEHLAQKNKKKSTRCRMVFRTQLTRDDGTTETLQVCSNPIICTQPPGVPEICKKSLNSCPVDGGLELFIIGKNFLKDTHVVFQETYDSVNGDDPATEIAVRQQLIGGTAALWEQSVLPDKEYLHQTHLICTVPPYLHQNILKPVQVQVSIVSSGKKSEPHTFTYTAKGQYTTLAAASTLSNTIHAQAI